Proteins encoded in a region of the Mesorhizobium loti genome:
- a CDS encoding Probable conjugal transfer protein traA yields MAIYSLRHQPIGKSTQARPFTSAAHVRYIMRRGAVGRIEAARMPATKGRAARFMQLGEEADRKNARVADKLLLALPRELDAEQRAQLVRDYAEDVTRGRAPWLAAFHDKGKDEQNPHVHLVVRDRDPTTGKRVAGLSENGSTERLRALWEDHANRALEGAGRAERIDRRTLKAQGIDRAPTIHEGPRAQQMDRRGVQPKSQVRNRRNAPGSRSPARAVNYPAIDEGRSRPAYNRALGTQETEASFWAAIHADKLNEEMEHLRNIHNPPASVDVQRPLGPLGARQFLALNHKFPDTTARFGALTNAALVPGEPPGLDTRQAVFKPASDEKPGREPHQNGSYPLRQEFDPSGNPRNHPQSMNEKPSSGKQKTMDDKDKLLEMHKNDLLQKQFNHDKTGSLLDSTMKRAFLDPDAAMKKMNQYAEKENSREALYDKLADKKQVFGRRPGSILSQEGYMPGAEAKRRDADIARQQLPSVLRNADRNKAELANSEKAYRDAQARYQPVGGGGGPGEGQTPQPQSPNAGGAGGGPQGGQTPPRPSPSAQPQMPKPQRPPEQSSEVPPMPGNANAPRQEARPAQHDKDQQNNDARRRMMDQMPDRRAEAPQHAPKIQPQPAGLPQQVSGGPGMPAIKKTPEQGPQPAHHDKDQQNNDARRRMMDQMRDRRAEAPQHAPKIQPQPVAQPQQASGGPGTPANTKTPEQGPQPAHHDKDKQNNDTRRQMMDQMRDRRAREKEVEKQKGKAKGVGVGE; encoded by the coding sequence ATGGCCATCTATAGCCTGCGTCACCAGCCGATCGGGAAGTCCACGCAGGCGCGCCCGTTCACCTCGGCCGCGCATGTGCGCTACATCATGCGCCGTGGTGCTGTCGGCCGGATCGAAGCCGCTCGTATGCCGGCCACAAAGGGCAGGGCTGCGAGGTTCATGCAGCTTGGGGAGGAAGCGGATCGCAAGAACGCCCGCGTGGCAGACAAGCTCTTGCTGGCGTTGCCGCGCGAACTCGATGCCGAGCAGAGGGCGCAGCTCGTCCGGGACTACGCCGAGGACGTGACGCGAGGCCGTGCGCCATGGCTGGCGGCCTTCCATGACAAGGGGAAGGACGAGCAGAACCCCCACGTTCACCTGGTCGTGCGCGACCGGGATCCGACCACGGGCAAACGTGTCGCTGGACTAAGCGAAAACGGCAGCACCGAACGCTTGCGGGCTCTTTGGGAGGATCATGCGAACCGGGCTTTGGAAGGGGCAGGGCGGGCAGAGCGCATCGACCGGCGCACGCTGAAGGCGCAGGGGATTGACCGGGCGCCAACCATTCACGAGGGGCCGAGAGCCCAGCAGATGGACAGACGCGGCGTGCAGCCGAAAAGCCAAGTCCGCAATCGGCGCAATGCGCCGGGCTCGCGTTCGCCGGCGCGGGCCGTCAACTATCCGGCCATTGATGAAGGGCGCTCACGCCCCGCCTATAATCGGGCGCTGGGGACGCAAGAGACCGAGGCGAGTTTCTGGGCGGCCATTCATGCAGACAAGCTCAATGAGGAGATGGAGCATCTCCGCAATATCCATAACCCGCCGGCGTCAGTGGACGTCCAGCGGCCGCTTGGCCCGCTTGGCGCCCGTCAATTCCTCGCCCTCAATCACAAGTTTCCGGATACGACCGCTCGTTTCGGCGCGCTCACGAATGCCGCGCTCGTCCCAGGCGAGCCGCCTGGCCTCGATACGCGCCAGGCCGTTTTCAAACCAGCGTCCGACGAGAAGCCAGGAAGGGAGCCGCATCAGAATGGGTCCTACCCCCTCCGGCAGGAGTTTGACCCATCGGGCAATCCTCGAAATCACCCTCAAAGCATGAATGAGAAACCATCATCTGGAAAGCAAAAAACCATGGATGACAAAGATAAACTTCTCGAAATGCACAAAAACGACCTGCTCCAGAAACAGTTTAACCACGACAAGACCGGGTCTTTGCTTGATTCGACCATGAAACGGGCTTTTCTGGACCCGGATGCTGCTATGAAAAAAATGAACCAGTACGCGGAAAAGGAAAACAGCCGGGAGGCCCTGTACGATAAATTGGCAGACAAGAAGCAGGTTTTCGGGCGCCGTCCCGGCAGCATCCTGTCGCAGGAGGGCTATATGCCGGGCGCCGAGGCGAAACGCCGTGACGCCGACATCGCCCGGCAGCAGCTGCCCAGCGTGCTGCGCAACGCGGACCGCAACAAGGCCGAGCTGGCAAACTCGGAAAAAGCGTACCGGGATGCGCAAGCGCGCTACCAGCCGGTTGGCGGGGGTGGCGGCCCGGGAGAGGGCCAGACGCCGCAGCCTCAGAGCCCTAATGCGGGCGGCGCGGGAGGTGGACCGCAGGGCGGCCAGACACCACCGCGGCCGAGTCCGTCAGCGCAGCCGCAAATGCCCAAGCCACAGCGGCCGCCGGAACAGAGCTCCGAAGTGCCGCCTATGCCTGGGAACGCCAATGCTCCTCGGCAGGAGGCCCGGCCGGCGCAGCACGACAAGGACCAGCAGAACAACGACGCCCGGCGGCGGATGATGGACCAGATGCCCGATCGGCGGGCCGAGGCTCCGCAGCATGCTCCCAAAATTCAACCGCAGCCGGCCGGCCTGCCTCAGCAGGTTTCCGGCGGACCTGGGATGCCGGCGATCAAGAAGACGCCAGAGCAGGGGCCGCAGCCTGCGCACCACGACAAGGACCAACAGAATAACGACGCCCGGCGGCGGATGATGGACCAGATGCGCGATCGGCGGGCCGAGGCTCCGCAGCATGCTCCCAAAATTCAACCGCAGCCGGTCGCCCAGCCTCAGCAGGCTTCCGGCGGACCTGGGACGCCAGCGAACACGAAGACGCCAGAGCAGGGGCCACAGCCCGCGCACCACGATAAGGACAAACAGAACAATGATACCCGCCGCCAGATGATGGATCAAATGCGCGACCGGCGCGCCAGGGAAAAGGAGGTTGAGAAACAGAAGGGGAAAGCCAAGGGTGTCGGGGTCGGCGAATGA
- a CDS encoding Esterase FE4, with protein sequence MPEITFDPAGGTIEDYFKNAEVPKTAALTARLRKLDNKVPRNPVTVADIDRLIERTNAHYAKRRR encoded by the coding sequence ATGCCTGAAATCACGTTTGATCCCGCCGGCGGAACCATCGAGGACTATTTCAAGAATGCCGAGGTGCCGAAAACCGCCGCGTTGACGGCACGGCTCCGGAAACTGGATAACAAGGTCCCGCGCAACCCTGTGACGGTCGCCGATATCGACCGACTTATCGAGAGAACGAACGCGCACTACGCAAAACGCCGTCGCTGA
- a CDS encoding type II restriction enzyme methylase subunit, which yields MNAVEIEQAISALADQPFDHDDFPYLFLQAFGNKETTLKRLRAGASNKSDVGGVLQTSNIHIAVSPAGEVGRTLAALRSSPATARAKAKFVLATDGEVFEAEDLTSGETVACAYPDFPDHFGFFLPLAGITTVQQIRESSFDIRATGRLNRLYVELLKENPEWGTGERRQDMNHFMARLIFCFFAEDTDIFMQSGLFTGTIERMSARDSADTHTVISELFRAMNTKIGDRGGARLPRWADVFPYVNGGLFSGGTEVPRFSKIARSYLLHIGNLDWTKINPDIFGSMIQAVADDEERGALGMHYTSVPNILKVLNPLFLDDLRVQLEEAAENPRMLLNLRKRMARIRVFDPACGSGNFLVIAYKEMREIEAEINRRRGEPDCRSDIPLTNYRGIELRDFPAEIARLALIIAEYQCDVLYRGQKEALAEFLPLDAQNWITCGNALRLDWLSTCPPTGTGVKLQGDDLFSTPVDQAQIDFQNEGGETYICGNPPYLGTKYQTQPQKAEIANVFNADPINFGNLDYVGGWVRLAADYITRSPRSSFALVSTTSLFQGEQAEIVFWILQRFDLAIAWCHTAFKWANQATNNAGVSCCIVGISRKEDTVQRAIYDGDSARTVSNIGPYLVSMPDVVVTKRGSPLSTELSPMSYGSMSNDNNAFTISFDAYREALRANPDNGRILKFSVGGNEFINGIVRPAIYIEPETKLTDEQVAEFSGVFDRVKEYRSLSPRAATKRLSQTPMYFAERRHRPGSKIFVPQILSERRPYITAGLLDEDSLVIAPHMQITDSRLHNLAILSSKLHLIWVATVCGKLETRLRYSNTLGWNTFPVPTLTEKNNADLKRCAEDILLAREAHFPATIADLYNSDEMPADLREAHERNDEVLERIYIGRRFRNDTERLEKLFELYTKMTAVQGATNKQRAGVSA from the coding sequence ATGAACGCGGTTGAAATTGAACAGGCGATATCGGCCCTTGCGGACCAGCCGTTTGACCACGACGATTTCCCATATTTGTTTCTTCAGGCCTTCGGCAACAAGGAGACCACGCTAAAACGGTTGCGCGCCGGCGCATCGAACAAATCCGACGTGGGCGGTGTTCTCCAGACCAGCAATATCCACATCGCCGTGTCGCCGGCTGGAGAGGTTGGCAGGACGCTGGCGGCCCTGAGGTCTAGTCCAGCGACGGCCAGGGCGAAGGCAAAGTTTGTGCTGGCGACCGATGGCGAGGTGTTCGAGGCCGAGGACCTGACCAGCGGGGAAACCGTCGCGTGCGCTTATCCAGACTTCCCGGACCATTTCGGATTTTTCCTGCCACTCGCAGGCATCACCACGGTTCAGCAGATCCGTGAAAGTTCGTTCGATATACGGGCTACGGGCCGCTTGAACCGGCTTTATGTCGAGCTCTTGAAGGAGAACCCGGAGTGGGGCACCGGCGAGCGGCGGCAGGACATGAATCACTTTATGGCGCGGCTGATCTTTTGCTTCTTCGCGGAAGATACCGATATTTTCATGCAGTCAGGCCTGTTCACGGGCACGATCGAGCGAATGAGCGCCAGGGATTCGGCCGACACCCATACGGTGATCAGCGAGTTGTTCCGGGCCATGAACACCAAGATCGGAGACAGGGGAGGCGCCAGGCTGCCCCGCTGGGCTGATGTGTTTCCTTATGTGAACGGCGGGCTTTTTTCGGGTGGCACCGAGGTGCCGCGCTTCAGCAAGATTGCGCGCTCCTACCTTCTGCATATTGGCAATCTCGACTGGACCAAGATCAACCCAGACATCTTCGGTTCGATGATCCAGGCCGTCGCGGATGATGAGGAGCGCGGTGCGCTCGGCATGCATTACACCAGCGTGCCGAACATCCTGAAGGTATTGAATCCGCTCTTCCTGGACGATTTACGGGTCCAGCTGGAGGAGGCGGCGGAAAACCCCCGGATGCTCCTGAACCTGCGCAAGCGCATGGCCAGGATTAGAGTGTTCGACCCAGCCTGCGGCTCCGGGAATTTTCTGGTCATTGCCTATAAGGAGATGCGCGAGATCGAGGCGGAAATTAACCGGCGACGTGGTGAGCCCGATTGCCGTAGCGACATCCCCCTCACCAATTATCGCGGCATTGAACTTAGGGACTTTCCAGCCGAGATTGCGCGCCTCGCGCTCATTATCGCTGAGTATCAGTGCGATGTGCTCTATCGCGGCCAGAAAGAGGCTTTGGCCGAGTTTCTGCCGCTCGATGCCCAGAACTGGATCACCTGCGGTAACGCGTTGCGACTCGACTGGCTAAGCACCTGTCCGCCGACCGGGACGGGCGTGAAATTGCAAGGCGACGACCTGTTCAGTACGCCGGTCGATCAGGCGCAGATCGACTTCCAGAATGAAGGGGGCGAGACATACATCTGCGGCAATCCGCCATACTTGGGGACCAAGTACCAGACGCAGCCTCAAAAGGCCGAAATCGCCAACGTATTCAACGCCGATCCTATAAATTTTGGCAACCTGGACTACGTCGGAGGCTGGGTCAGATTGGCCGCTGACTATATCACGCGGAGCCCGCGCTCGTCGTTTGCGCTCGTGAGCACGACGAGCCTCTTCCAGGGGGAGCAGGCAGAGATCGTCTTTTGGATCCTTCAGCGTTTCGACCTTGCAATCGCTTGGTGTCACACCGCCTTCAAGTGGGCGAACCAAGCTACGAATAATGCAGGCGTTTCGTGCTGTATCGTCGGCATCTCACGAAAGGAAGATACCGTACAAAGGGCAATCTACGACGGCGACTCTGCCCGAACTGTCTCCAATATCGGTCCTTACTTGGTTTCGATGCCTGACGTCGTGGTCACAAAGCGAGGCTCACCGTTGTCGACGGAACTTTCTCCGATGTCATATGGGAGTATGTCTAACGACAACAACGCGTTCACGATTTCGTTCGATGCGTATCGAGAGGCACTGCGCGCGAATCCGGATAACGGCCGTATCCTTAAATTTTCAGTAGGCGGCAACGAGTTTATAAATGGGATCGTTCGACCTGCAATATATATAGAGCCGGAGACGAAGCTCACTGATGAGCAGGTCGCTGAGTTCTCTGGTGTATTTGACCGCGTCAAAGAATATCGAAGCTTGAGCCCACGTGCGGCCACGAAACGACTCAGCCAAACGCCGATGTATTTTGCCGAGCGGCGGCACCGTCCCGGGAGTAAGATTTTCGTTCCGCAAATTTTGTCTGAGCGGCGACCATACATTACGGCAGGTCTACTAGATGAAGATTCGCTGGTGATCGCGCCCCATATGCAGATCACGGATAGTAGGCTTCACAACCTCGCTATCCTCTCCAGCAAGCTTCACCTCATTTGGGTGGCCACGGTTTGCGGTAAACTTGAAACGCGGCTGCGATATTCCAATACGCTAGGCTGGAACACCTTCCCGGTTCCGACACTAACCGAAAAGAACAATGCCGACCTCAAGCGCTGCGCCGAGGACATTCTGCTGGCGCGCGAGGCGCATTTCCCGGCGACGATCGCCGATCTCTATAACTCGGACGAAATGCCTGCTGATCTGCGCGAGGCGCACGAGCGAAATGACGAAGTGCTGGAGCGCATCTATATCGGTCGACGGTTCCGAAACGATACCGAGCGTCTGGAAAAGCTTTTCGAGCTCTACACCAAGATGACCGCCGTGCAGGGAGCGACCAATAAACAAAGGGCAGGGGTAAGCGCGTGA